Proteins co-encoded in one Actinomadura luteofluorescens genomic window:
- a CDS encoding ATP-binding protein gives MGEAACSASEMVVKQDLKVVAEVRRFVRLVTGQWDMDDFVPCLVASELVTNALRYASEKDGDVTLRLDRTEDGALWMEVQDATYDLPHMLKTDAGSETGRGLFIVDQYARCWGIRALAGDVGKVVFAVLDA, from the coding sequence ATGGGTGAGGCGGCGTGCAGCGCGAGCGAGATGGTGGTGAAGCAGGACCTCAAGGTCGTTGCGGAGGTGCGACGGTTCGTGCGGCTGGTCACCGGTCAGTGGGACATGGACGACTTCGTGCCGTGCCTGGTGGCGAGCGAGCTGGTCACCAATGCTCTCCGCTACGCGTCCGAGAAGGACGGCGACGTGACCTTGCGGCTGGATCGCACCGAAGACGGCGCGCTGTGGATGGAGGTCCAGGACGCCACCTACGACCTGCCGCACATGCTGAAGACGGACGCAGGCAGCGAGACGGGCCGCGGCCTGTTCATCGTCGACCAGTACGCCCGCTGCTGGGGTATCCGCGCCCTGGCCGGCGACGTCGGCAAGGTCGTCTTCGCGGTCCTCGATGCGTGA
- a CDS encoding helix-turn-helix domain-containing protein: MPPRRQRPREAPALVAFGRQMRRLREAKDVKQETIAHLTKVSGPQVSRIENGKKRATRSFVVAVDEHLDAGGSLISLWEDLNKDGHPVPIWFDWPQVEADAAMLICWQHSVIPGLAQTPAYALALLRGNQEAADARIGRQAILTEGKDSSPPTVVLLLNEHVLHNPVGTPETMREQLEHLLEMSLLPNVTIQVVLSSGEHEGVLGAFVVATMEDRSEVAYIETAIRGITTDNPSDLSSLARTLVELRSQALTHAMSRELIRKVIKERWT, from the coding sequence ATGCCCCCACGCCGCCAGCGCCCCCGAGAAGCCCCCGCCCTCGTCGCCTTCGGCCGTCAAATGCGAAGGCTGCGGGAGGCCAAAGACGTCAAGCAGGAGACCATCGCTCATCTGACCAAAGTGAGCGGTCCCCAGGTCAGCCGCATCGAGAACGGCAAGAAGCGCGCCACACGGTCGTTCGTCGTGGCCGTGGACGAGCACCTAGATGCAGGCGGCTCTCTCATCAGCTTGTGGGAAGACCTGAACAAGGACGGACACCCAGTACCGATCTGGTTCGACTGGCCACAGGTCGAAGCCGACGCCGCCATGCTGATCTGCTGGCAGCACTCGGTGATTCCAGGCCTTGCCCAGACGCCGGCCTACGCCCTAGCGCTGCTTCGCGGCAATCAGGAAGCCGCAGACGCTCGTATCGGTCGCCAGGCCATCCTCACCGAGGGTAAGGACTCCTCTCCACCAACCGTTGTGCTTCTGCTCAACGAACACGTGCTTCACAACCCCGTGGGGACCCCAGAGACGATGCGGGAACAGCTCGAACACCTTCTGGAGATGAGCTTGTTGCCCAACGTCACGATTCAAGTAGTGTTGTCAAGTGGTGAGCATGAAGGCGTCCTCGGCGCCTTCGTGGTCGCGACAATGGAGGATCGAAGCGAGGTCGCGTACATCGAGACAGCGATTCGAGGCATCACCACGGACAACCCGTCAGATCTGTCCAGCTTGGCGCGAACCTTGGTCGAGCTCCGTTCCCAGGCGCTCACGCACGCGATGTCGCGTGAACTGATCCGAAAGGTCATCAAAGAGAGATGGACCTGA
- a CDS encoding DUF397 domain-containing protein: MDLTYTKWRKSTHSGPNGGECIELADVAGATVGAVAVRDSKDPDGPVLLLTRAALRTAVNSALTTR; the protein is encoded by the coding sequence ATGGACCTGACCTACACCAAGTGGCGCAAGAGCACACACAGCGGCCCCAACGGCGGCGAGTGCATCGAGCTGGCAGATGTGGCGGGAGCAACTGTCGGGGCGGTGGCGGTGCGGGACAGTAAGGACCCGGACGGGCCCGTCCTCCTGCTGACCCGCGCGGCTCTGCGCACCGCTGTTAACTCCGCCCTCACCACCCGCTGA
- a CDS encoding DUF397 domain-containing protein, translating into MDLTNLTWRKASRSGENGGNCIELAGLVWRKGGRSGENGGDCVELAGLTWRKSAHSGSNGGDCVELAGAVGVVAVRDSKDPDGPVLLLTRAALRTAVQSVAEVR; encoded by the coding sequence ATGGACCTGACGAACCTCACCTGGCGCAAGGCGAGCCGCAGCGGCGAGAACGGCGGCAACTGCATCGAACTGGCAGGACTTGTGTGGCGCAAAGGTGGCCGCAGCGGCGAGAACGGCGGGGACTGCGTCGAGCTCGCGGGGCTTACGTGGCGCAAGAGCGCACATAGCGGCTCTAACGGCGGCGATTGCGTCGAGTTGGCGGGTGCGGTCGGGGTGGTGGCGGTGCGGGACAGTAAGGATCCGGACGGGCCTGTTCTGCTGCTGACCCGCGCGGCTCTGCGTACTGCCGTCCAGTCCGTCGCCGAGGTGCGCTGA
- a CDS encoding VanZ family protein, protein MEPDASMSVAARRTGGIVLVVLATLGIVSAVFVVRRPLMMAVPSCTAGRWHGCFDTFNGTVLVTVAALPLAGLAAWALASLRSASGVTPSWRMSLAEVGIVYGTVPWVWMILLPGDESGAVLSLVPLRDLLTMDTVQIVGNLLVFAALGFLVPVRFAALASVPRILAVAATCSVVVESAQYVLRLDRVSSVDDVLLNTAGAGLAALASRRWWRTAA, encoded by the coding sequence ATGGAACCTGACGCCTCGATGTCGGTGGCGGCTCGCCGTACGGGCGGGATCGTGCTTGTCGTCCTGGCGACCCTCGGCATCGTGAGCGCCGTGTTCGTCGTGCGGAGGCCGCTCATGATGGCCGTGCCGTCGTGCACGGCCGGGCGGTGGCACGGATGCTTCGACACGTTCAACGGGACGGTGCTCGTCACGGTGGCCGCGCTGCCGTTGGCAGGGCTGGCGGCGTGGGCTCTGGCAAGCCTTCGGAGTGCCTCCGGTGTCACTCCGTCGTGGCGGATGTCGCTGGCCGAGGTCGGCATCGTCTATGGGACGGTGCCGTGGGTCTGGATGATCCTGCTGCCGGGTGACGAGTCCGGCGCGGTCCTGAGCCTCGTGCCTCTGCGGGACCTGCTCACGATGGACACGGTCCAGATCGTCGGCAACCTCCTGGTGTTCGCGGCGCTGGGGTTCCTCGTCCCGGTGCGGTTCGCGGCACTGGCGTCGGTACCGCGGATCCTGGCGGTCGCGGCGACCTGCTCGGTCGTGGTCGAGTCCGCGCAGTACGTCCTGCGGCTGGACCGCGTGTCCTCCGTGGACGACGTCCTGCTCAACACCGCCGGCGCCGGACTGGCCGCGCTGGCGTCGCGCCGCTGGTGGCGCACTGCGGCCTGA
- a CDS encoding M15 family metallopeptidase: MSPILPSPRKAHRKVYWVIGIGLLVAMAAIGSALGYRSQDSSPPLYPSWSSSAASPPDVPGGEQRAGPGKNAPRRGPVGKGDGVVPDGVTVFNNAFPAVARLDQRLLAALRQAATDAAGDGIKFYVNSGWRSPAYQNQLLREAVSKYGSEEEAARWVATASTSLHVKGKAVDIGHPDAAKWLSEHGARYGLCQIYRNESWHYELRANASDRGCPPMYADPTQDPRTRR; encoded by the coding sequence ATGTCACCAATACTGCCATCGCCACGAAAAGCACACCGCAAGGTTTACTGGGTTATCGGTATCGGCCTGCTGGTCGCCATGGCGGCGATCGGCTCGGCCCTCGGCTACCGGTCGCAGGACTCTTCACCCCCCTTGTACCCGTCCTGGTCCTCCTCCGCCGCGTCACCTCCGGATGTTCCTGGCGGTGAGCAGCGCGCCGGGCCAGGTAAGAACGCTCCTCGGCGTGGTCCGGTCGGCAAGGGGGACGGTGTCGTCCCCGACGGTGTGACGGTCTTCAACAACGCGTTCCCGGCCGTGGCCCGCCTCGATCAGCGCCTCCTCGCGGCCCTCCGCCAAGCCGCGACGGACGCCGCGGGCGACGGAATCAAGTTCTACGTGAACAGCGGCTGGCGCTCCCCCGCCTACCAGAACCAGCTTCTTCGGGAAGCAGTCTCCAAGTACGGCTCCGAGGAGGAAGCCGCCCGCTGGGTGGCCACCGCGTCGACCTCACTTCACGTAAAAGGGAAGGCCGTCGACATTGGTCACCCGGATGCCGCGAAATGGCTCTCGGAACACGGGGCCAGGTACGGGCTGTGCCAGATTTACAGGAACGAGTCCTGGCACTACGAACTGCGCGCCAACGCGAGCGATCGTGGCTGCCCGCCGATGTACGCCGACCCCACCCAGGACCCCAGAACCCGGCGGTGA
- a CDS encoding PadR family transcriptional regulator, with protein MQDAVLAMLAKEPSHGYRLRERLRRALGPLGESMNAGQIYVTLARLEKAGLVACERADGLPDRPDRKVYALTPAGQQRVAAWMGEVAWPKPNLAEFHLKLAAAAAARLADPVELVDAQRRELLRRLGDVQRAALAEPDGSTAGLLLEGVALRLQADLRWLEACERVWSRIENETEDA; from the coding sequence ATGCAGGACGCGGTGTTGGCGATGCTCGCGAAGGAGCCCTCGCACGGGTACCGACTGCGCGAGCGGCTGCGGCGGGCGCTCGGGCCGCTCGGGGAGTCGATGAACGCGGGCCAGATCTACGTGACCCTGGCCCGGCTGGAGAAGGCGGGACTGGTCGCCTGCGAACGGGCGGACGGGCTGCCGGACCGGCCGGACCGCAAGGTGTACGCGCTGACGCCGGCCGGGCAGCAGCGGGTGGCCGCCTGGATGGGCGAGGTGGCCTGGCCCAAACCGAACCTCGCGGAGTTCCATCTCAAACTCGCCGCCGCGGCGGCGGCGCGGCTCGCCGACCCGGTGGAGCTGGTGGACGCCCAGCGCCGGGAGTTGCTGCGGCGCCTGGGGGACGTGCAGCGCGCGGCGCTGGCCGAGCCGGACGGGTCGACCGCCGGCCTGCTGCTGGAAGGCGTCGCGTTGCGGCTGCAGGCGGACCTGCGCTGGCTGGAGGCCTGCGAGCGCGTCTGGTCGAGGATCGAGAACGAAACCGAGGACGCATGA
- a CDS encoding ABC transporter ATP-binding protein encodes MNECDAVLQVRGLCKEHGEGQGLVRAVDEVDLDVPAGQSLAVMGPSGCGKSTLLHLLGGLERPTRGEAWVDGQRIDRLSERALARLRRRSVGFVFQAFHLVEELSAAENVELPALLAGRSPRAARRRASALLEQMGLGGRARHLPWQLSGGQRQRVAIARAMANEPLVVLADEPTGNLDTAATLDVLRLFEDLRSAGQTLVIVTHDERVAATADRLVSMRDGTFVDDTRLAGGTGRLGDLIGLGD; translated from the coding sequence ATGAACGAGTGCGACGCTGTGCTGCAGGTCCGCGGCCTTTGCAAGGAGCACGGCGAAGGGCAGGGCCTTGTCCGGGCGGTCGATGAGGTCGACCTCGACGTCCCGGCGGGGCAGTCGCTGGCGGTGATGGGGCCCAGTGGCTGTGGAAAGTCCACACTCCTTCACCTGTTGGGCGGCCTGGAGCGGCCCACGCGCGGGGAGGCGTGGGTGGACGGGCAGAGGATCGACAGGTTGAGCGAGCGGGCGCTGGCCCGGCTGCGCCGCCGGTCGGTGGGGTTCGTCTTCCAGGCCTTCCACCTGGTGGAGGAGTTGTCCGCGGCGGAGAACGTGGAACTGCCCGCGCTCCTGGCCGGACGCTCACCGCGCGCGGCCAGGCGCCGCGCGTCCGCCCTGCTGGAGCAGATGGGGCTCGGCGGGCGCGCCCGGCATCTGCCCTGGCAGCTGTCGGGGGGACAGCGCCAGCGGGTGGCGATCGCCCGCGCGATGGCGAACGAGCCGCTGGTCGTGCTGGCGGACGAGCCGACCGGGAACCTGGACACCGCGGCGACACTCGATGTGCTGAGGCTCTTCGAGGACCTGCGGTCCGCGGGGCAGACCCTGGTGATCGTCACGCATGACGAGCGGGTCGCGGCCACCGCGGACCGGCTGGTCTCGATGCGGGACGGGACGTTCGTCGACGACACCCGGCTGGCGGGCGGCACCGGGCGGCTCGGCGACCTGATCGGGCTGGGGGACTGA
- a CDS encoding ABC transporter permease, with the protein MADIRRHPAQAAILLVSIAAATAMLSLGGSLHRATETLYERTRAATAGADVVAYSPGTGRSTIGALRSLENTPGVVAHSGPYRQYYTSLTAHGATGAAVVQVADLTPGPVDRPLLTSGSWVRPGGAVVERGFATALGVRVGDGVTVAGRRVPVVGIAVTASHSVYPWAPGIGPGGGPSDGGGLVWMAERDTRALASSDVPVTSLINLKLRDPATAPALTRQAPAVGPAFADTWVNIRPWQHIAEQDSVMLKGSQPILVVGSWLLGFLSIGGVATLAAGRAAKQTRRVGLLKAAGATPGLIAAVLFAEYLILALVADALGLITARLIEPAIVNPSASLLTTAAGPSGDTIALTTVIALAVAGLTTLGPTVRALRTETVAALADTARRPPHRALTTRVSALLPTPLLLGLRLIARRPGRAFLHACNTAVTLATVTGLVVIYAQPVKGYPGSAMANRLRDAQEHHVIVGVTAALIVLAAINTVTITWTTAQEARHTMAVARTLGATPGQITAGLSTAQLLPTLPGALAGIPMGLVLCLPFSQANTVWPPTWSLLAAALAALPVTAVLTAVPARLAAHHSVARTLTIEAT; encoded by the coding sequence ATGGCAGACATACGGCGGCATCCCGCCCAGGCCGCGATCCTCCTCGTCTCGATCGCCGCCGCCACCGCGATGCTGAGCCTGGGCGGATCGCTGCACCGCGCGACCGAAACGCTCTACGAGCGGACACGGGCCGCCACGGCCGGAGCGGACGTGGTCGCGTATTCACCGGGCACCGGCCGGAGCACCATCGGCGCCCTGCGGTCGTTGGAGAACACGCCCGGGGTGGTCGCGCACAGCGGGCCGTACCGCCAGTACTACACGAGCCTCACGGCGCACGGTGCCACGGGAGCCGCGGTGGTGCAGGTCGCCGACCTGACGCCGGGTCCGGTCGACCGGCCGCTGCTGACCTCGGGCAGCTGGGTCCGCCCCGGAGGAGCCGTGGTCGAGCGCGGCTTCGCCACCGCCCTGGGCGTCCGCGTCGGCGACGGCGTCACCGTCGCCGGCCGCCGGGTCCCCGTCGTCGGGATCGCCGTGACCGCGTCCCACTCGGTCTACCCGTGGGCGCCGGGGATCGGCCCGGGAGGGGGGCCGAGCGACGGCGGCGGCCTGGTCTGGATGGCCGAACGGGACACGCGGGCGCTGGCGTCGTCCGATGTGCCGGTGACGTCCCTCATCAACCTGAAGCTGCGAGACCCCGCGACGGCCCCGGCCCTGACCAGGCAGGCCCCCGCCGTGGGCCCGGCGTTCGCCGACACCTGGGTGAACATCAGGCCCTGGCAGCACATAGCGGAACAGGACTCGGTCATGCTCAAGGGCAGCCAGCCGATCCTGGTCGTCGGCAGCTGGCTGCTCGGCTTCCTGTCCATCGGCGGCGTGGCGACGCTGGCCGCGGGACGCGCCGCCAAGCAGACCCGCCGCGTGGGACTGCTCAAGGCCGCCGGCGCCACACCCGGCCTCATCGCCGCCGTCCTGTTCGCCGAGTACCTGATCCTGGCGCTCGTCGCCGACGCGCTGGGGCTCATCACCGCACGGCTGATCGAGCCCGCGATAGTCAACCCCAGTGCCAGCCTGCTGACCACCGCCGCCGGGCCGAGCGGCGACACCATCGCCCTCACGACCGTCATCGCCCTGGCCGTGGCGGGCCTCACCACCCTCGGCCCGACCGTCCGGGCGCTGCGCACCGAGACCGTCGCCGCACTCGCCGACACCGCGCGCCGGCCCCCGCACCGGGCCCTGACGACGAGAGTCTCCGCGCTGCTGCCGACCCCGCTCCTCCTCGGGCTGCGCCTGATCGCCCGCCGGCCCGGCCGCGCCTTCCTGCACGCCTGCAACACCGCGGTCACCCTGGCCACGGTCACGGGCCTGGTGGTGATCTACGCCCAGCCGGTGAAGGGCTATCCGGGGTCCGCCATGGCGAACCGCCTGCGGGACGCCCAGGAGCACCATGTGATCGTCGGCGTCACCGCCGCGCTGATCGTCCTCGCCGCGATCAACACCGTCACCATCACCTGGACCACGGCGCAGGAAGCCCGCCACACCATGGCCGTCGCACGTACCCTCGGCGCCACGCCCGGCCAGATCACCGCCGGACTGTCCACCGCCCAACTGCTGCCGACCCTGCCCGGCGCCCTCGCCGGCATCCCGATGGGCCTCGTCCTGTGCCTGCCGTTCAGCCAGGCGAACACGGTCTGGCCCCCCACGTGGTCGCTCCTCGCCGCCGCTCTCGCCGCCCTCCCCGTGACGGCCGTCCTCACCGCCGTCCCCGCCCGCCTAGCAGCCCACCACTCCGTAGCCCGAACCCTCACCATCGAAGCAACATGA
- a CDS encoding endonuclease/exonuclease/phosphatase family protein produces the protein MRVVSWNLAYRGVAAAEHQGALLRELAADVVLLQEANPNSTGVLRQAAGLDWLIRAVDLRTAMPDDRPARRRGVAIAGRGPQPRSSWLLTECPLPERALFTRVTSGNVTFTAGAYHAPPGVTWGLVKPRQAERCASWLATQAGPLLFGADANTPVLDAIDFADTRTHWHTGDRHLRGEPGDDLLWGPAKVHALDDALRRWLDDRPETLAALRQTTPHGPLAITHRTGRRKNSPGTARRFDSVWISRHWTVREIRHLYDEGLAAGSDHAPVVVDLDFVPDGTQA, from the coding sequence ATGCGCGTCGTGTCATGGAACCTGGCGTATCGCGGTGTCGCGGCGGCCGAACACCAAGGTGCTCTGTTAAGAGAGTTGGCCGCGGACGTGGTGCTGTTGCAGGAAGCCAATCCGAACTCGACCGGGGTGCTGCGGCAGGCCGCTGGCCTGGACTGGCTCATTCGCGCAGTCGACCTGCGCACCGCGATGCCCGACGATCGGCCGGCGCGGCGCCGTGGCGTCGCGATCGCCGGTCGAGGGCCGCAGCCGCGTTCGAGCTGGCTCTTGACGGAATGCCCGTTGCCTGAACGTGCCTTGTTCACCAGGGTGACCAGCGGGAACGTGACATTCACGGCCGGGGCTTATCATGCCCCACCTGGAGTCACCTGGGGTCTGGTGAAACCGCGCCAGGCCGAAAGGTGCGCCTCTTGGCTCGCGACACAAGCCGGGCCACTGCTGTTCGGTGCGGATGCCAACACGCCAGTGCTCGACGCGATCGACTTCGCTGATACCCGAACGCATTGGCATACGGGAGATCGGCACCTGCGGGGCGAGCCGGGAGATGATCTCCTTTGGGGGCCCGCCAAGGTGCACGCCCTTGACGATGCCTTGCGCCGCTGGCTCGACGACAGGCCGGAGACGCTCGCCGCACTGCGTCAGACCACCCCGCACGGCCCGCTGGCCATCACCCATCGCACCGGGCGCAGGAAGAACTCCCCGGGGACGGCGAGGCGTTTCGACTCGGTCTGGATCAGCCGTCACTGGACGGTGCGGGAGATCCGGCATCTCTACGACGAAGGACTCGCGGCCGGCAGCGATCACGCTCCGGTGGTCGTTGATCTGGACTTCGTCCCCGACGGGACCCAGGCCTGA
- a CDS encoding DUF429 domain-containing protein, which produces MGSGRVLGVDASKTTWAGVAERRALLAAAGITLADQLGTAGTKAKPDDILDAAAAAWTARCVATGEARCTPDPPEVFANEFPAAIWT; this is translated from the coding sequence ATGGGAAGCGGACGGGTGCTGGGCGTGGACGCGTCCAAGACCACCTGGGCCGGCGTAGCGGAACGCCGGGCCCTGCTCGCCGCTGCCGGGATCACCCTCGCCGACCAGCTCGGAACAGCCGGAACAAAGGCGAAGCCCGACGACATCCTGGACGCGGCGGCAGCCGCCTGGACGGCCCGATGCGTCGCCACCGGCGAAGCCCGCTGCACCCCAGACCCACCCGAGGTCTTCGCCAACGAATTCCCCGCCGCCATCTGGACCTGA
- a CDS encoding methyltransferase domain-containing protein: protein MTRLLDNAALARSSVVANCTMNRERRLSGSNGYGRELGIDVIAEICVRAGSSSPVRWLDLCCGSGRAPAEAAALLAERGLGGRAEIIGLDLVDHFAPGPVPTVVRLVSGSVAEWVPDGRFDLITCVHGLHYLGDKLGTLSRIASWLTGDGLFVANFDARSVRHADGSPSGRRLIAQLRAQGFDYDSARRRISRRGHGQVRFPYRYLGADDQAGPNYTGQPAVDSFYEPIP, encoded by the coding sequence GTGACGCGGTTGCTCGATAATGCCGCACTGGCGAGATCGTCGGTCGTGGCGAACTGCACGATGAATCGTGAGCGGAGGCTCAGCGGGTCCAACGGCTACGGCAGGGAGCTCGGCATCGACGTGATCGCCGAGATCTGCGTCCGCGCCGGGAGTTCGTCGCCCGTGCGGTGGCTGGACCTGTGCTGCGGGAGCGGGCGGGCCCCGGCCGAGGCGGCCGCGCTGCTGGCCGAGCGCGGCCTCGGTGGACGGGCTGAGATCATCGGGCTCGACCTCGTGGACCACTTCGCGCCGGGGCCCGTCCCCACCGTGGTGCGGCTGGTCAGCGGCTCTGTGGCCGAATGGGTCCCCGACGGCCGCTTCGACCTGATCACGTGCGTGCACGGGCTGCACTACCTGGGCGACAAGCTCGGCACCCTGAGCCGCATCGCGTCCTGGCTCACCGGCGACGGGCTGTTCGTCGCCAACTTCGACGCCCGCTCGGTCCGCCATGCGGACGGCTCTCCCAGCGGCCGTCGCCTCATCGCCCAGTTGCGCGCGCAAGGCTTCGACTACGACTCCGCCCGCCGCCGCATCTCCCGCCGCGGGCACGGGCAGGTGCGGTTCCCCTACCGCTATCTGGGGGCCGACGATCAGGCCGGACCGAACTACACCGGGCAGCCCGCCGTCGACTCGTTCTACGAGCCGATCCCGTGA
- a CDS encoding MmcQ/YjbR family DNA-binding protein: protein MRSEEFLPMVLGLPEVTEREAFSNLTGFRVRDKGFCYLNEDEGFVLLKATREEQAALVAEDPGTFAPSWASGRFAWVQIKLAGVDPEELNELVTEAWRLSAPKRLAASLRT from the coding sequence ATGCGTTCTGAGGAGTTCCTGCCCATGGTGCTCGGTTTGCCGGAGGTCACCGAGCGCGAGGCGTTCTCGAACCTGACCGGCTTCCGGGTTCGCGACAAGGGATTCTGCTACCTGAACGAGGACGAGGGCTTCGTCCTGCTCAAGGCCACGCGGGAGGAGCAGGCCGCCCTCGTCGCCGAGGACCCCGGCACCTTCGCCCCGTCGTGGGCCAGCGGACGTTTCGCGTGGGTACAGATCAAGCTGGCCGGCGTCGACCCCGAGGAACTGAACGAGCTGGTCACCGAAGCCTGGCGGCTCTCTGCCCCGAAACGCCTCGCGGCCTCGCTCCGCACCTGA